In Variovorax sp. OAS795, a single window of DNA contains:
- a CDS encoding GNAT family N-acetyltransferase, producing MKLSSTAIAVEPTAATADAALRPFEPGDLPSAHALSSTLGWPHRLEDWQFALSLGQGVVAERNGKVLGTALSWHFGANHATIGLVIVAPELQGQRIGNRMMEALLDALATRDVLLIATAAGRGLYERLGFVATGEIDQHQGVLAALPALAERAGDRLRPLAAADVESLIAMDARGAGMARVELLGRLFSEEKTVVLERRGHVAGFAVLRRHGGGHAVGPVAAPDLDAARLLIAECCRQAEGFVRVDVYASGGLAPWLESLGLPRAGGGSVMVRGRVPERGPAHGGWALVTQAIG from the coding sequence ATGAAGCTCTCCTCCACCGCAATCGCAGTCGAGCCCACGGCGGCCACGGCCGATGCCGCACTGCGTCCGTTCGAGCCCGGCGACTTGCCGTCGGCGCACGCGTTGTCCAGCACCTTGGGTTGGCCGCACCGGCTCGAAGACTGGCAATTCGCGCTGTCGCTCGGGCAAGGCGTGGTCGCCGAACGCAACGGCAAAGTGCTGGGCACCGCGCTGTCGTGGCACTTTGGCGCGAACCACGCCACCATCGGCCTCGTGATCGTCGCGCCCGAGCTGCAGGGCCAGCGCATCGGCAACCGCATGATGGAGGCGCTGCTCGACGCCCTGGCCACGCGGGATGTGCTGTTGATTGCGACGGCAGCAGGCCGCGGCCTGTATGAGCGCCTGGGATTCGTCGCCACAGGGGAGATCGACCAGCACCAGGGCGTGCTTGCGGCCTTGCCGGCGCTGGCGGAGCGTGCGGGCGACCGCCTGCGCCCGCTGGCCGCCGCGGACGTCGAATCCTTGATCGCGATGGACGCGCGGGGTGCGGGCATGGCCCGCGTCGAGCTGCTTGGCCGGTTGTTCTCGGAGGAGAAAACAGTGGTCCTCGAGCGACGCGGCCATGTCGCCGGCTTCGCGGTGCTTCGCCGCCATGGCGGAGGCCATGCCGTAGGACCGGTGGCAGCGCCGGATCTCGATGCCGCACGCCTGCTGATCGCCGAATGCTGCCGTCAGGCCGAAGGCTTCGTGCGCGTCGATGTCTACGCCTCGGGCGGCCTGGCCCCATGGCTGGAGAGCCTGGGGCTGCCACGCGCCGGCGGAGGGTCCGTCATGGTCCGCGGCCGCGTACCGGAGCGCGGGCCCGCCCACGGCGGCTGGGCGCTGGTCACGCAGGCGATCGGCTGA